The Mesorhizobium sp. M3A.F.Ca.ET.080.04.2.1 genome contains the following window.
CGTCCTATTCTCCCGACGGCAGCAAGATCGTCTTCACCTCGGATCGCGGCGGCCGCGCGCAGATCTATGTGATGGGCGCCGACGGCTCGGGCCAGACCCGCATTTCCTTCGGTGACGGCGTCTATTCGACGCCGGTATGGTCGCCGCGCGGCGACCTCATCGCTTTCACCAAGCAGACCGGCGGCGAGTTCCAGATCGGCGTCATGCGCACCGACGGCTCGGGCGAGCGCATCCTTTCCTCCGGCTTCCAGCAGGAAGGCCCGACCTGGGCGCCGAACGGCCGCGTGTTGATGTTCTTCCGCGACTCCGCCGGCGGTCCGAAACTGGTTTCGGTCGATCTCACCGGCCGCAACGAGCAGCCGATACCGACGGCGAACTTCGCCTCGGATCCGGCGTGGTCGCCGTTGCTTGAGTAGGAACTGAAGAACTGAGGAACTGAGGAACTGAGGAACTGAGGAATGGAGAAGCCAGGGCGCTTCGTTGAGCGCGCGAGAGACCTGGGAGTCTACCAGCGCGCCTATGCAGTTTCTCTCGAGATGCACCCCACCCTTGGTTTTCCGAAAATTGAGCAATACGCGCTGGCCGATCAATTGCGCCGCTCGAGTAAAGCGATTTGCGCCAATCTGGCCGAGGGATTTGCCAAGCAGAGCCACTCCAAAGCCGAATTTGCTCGTTTCGTTTCGATGGCGATCGGCTCGTGCAGCGAAGTGGAGACCTGGATATCCTACGCGTTCGACCTTGAGTACATCACACCGGACCAACTCGATGCGTGGCGGCAGTCTTACGCCCTCGTTCATGGGATGCTTGTGAACTTGAGGGAAAAGCTGACGTAATTTTTTCCCTCAGTTCCTCAGTTCCTCAGTTCCTCAGTTCCTCAATTCTTCAGTTCTTCAATTCCCCCTTTTTTCATGTTTTGGCCGCATTTCCGCCTACGGTCCGCGCGCATCGTGGCGCCCTCGCGAGAATGGCCGAGGACGGCGGCCTGAAACCAAATATTAACCGTGTTTCTTGAATGCCGGTTAACCCAAACGTGGTTACTGGGTGATCAACGAAATCACTCGAATGCGAAGGAGAGGCGGCATGGGCCGTATCGCAGCACTTACCAGAAACCCGGCGATGATCGCGCTGGTGGCAGCGCTTGCCATCACCGGTTGCGCCTCGAAGAAGACGCCCAACAGCGCGGCCGATCTCGGCCTGAACGGCGCCGGCGCCGCCACGCCCGGCTCGGCGCAGGACTTCACCGTCAACATCGGCGACCGCATCTTCTTCGACACCGACTCCTCGTCGATCCGCGCCGACGCGCAGACCACGCTGTCGCGCCAGGCGCAGTGGCTCAACCAGTACAGGCAGTATGCCATCGTCATCG
Protein-coding sequences here:
- the pal gene encoding peptidoglycan-associated lipoprotein Pal, with the protein product MGRIAALTRNPAMIALVAALAITGCASKKTPNSAADLGLNGAGAATPGSAQDFTVNIGDRIFFDTDSSSIRADAQTTLSRQAQWLNQYRQYAIVIEGHADERGTREYNLALGARRAAATRDFLVSKGVAANRLKTISYGKERPVAVCDDISCWSQNRRAVTTLSGAGS
- a CDS encoding four helix bundle protein, yielding MEKPGRFVERARDLGVYQRAYAVSLEMHPTLGFPKIEQYALADQLRRSSKAICANLAEGFAKQSHSKAEFARFVSMAIGSCSEVETWISYAFDLEYITPDQLDAWRQSYALVHGMLVNLREKLT